One stretch of Sporosarcina luteola DNA includes these proteins:
- a CDS encoding GNAT family N-acetyltransferase: protein MDTLAIKELHSHKEILEAFPVMNQLRTHLDEKDYLELVAEAKEKDMYRLFALYDQGEIVAATGFKPMITLYYGRFVWVCDLVTDKNKRSNGYGEKLLSYVHEWAKENGYESVALSSGLQRTDAHRFYEEKMDYDKVSYVFKKEISPQMKKR from the coding sequence ATGGATACATTAGCTATTAAAGAACTTCACTCTCATAAGGAAATTTTAGAAGCCTTCCCGGTAATGAACCAACTACGTACTCATTTAGATGAAAAAGATTATCTTGAACTGGTGGCGGAGGCCAAGGAAAAGGACATGTATCGTTTATTTGCCTTATATGATCAGGGAGAAATCGTTGCGGCAACTGGGTTTAAACCAATGATCACTCTTTACTATGGGCGTTTTGTTTGGGTTTGTGATTTAGTTACTGATAAAAACAAACGGTCAAATGGATATGGTGAAAAACTGCTTTCATATGTACATGAGTGGGCTAAAGAAAATGGGTATGAAAGTGTCGCCTTGTCCTCGGGATTACAAAGAACGGATGCACATCGATTTTATGAAGAAAAAATGGACTATGACAAAGTGAGCTATGTGTTTAAAAAAGAAATATCTCCGCAGATGAAAAAGCGCTAA
- a CDS encoding DMT family transporter yields MNKWLFAFLVVLTTSLMGSAFTIGKIGLAYATPIMLVALRFLIAGVIMAIIVKCLRIPFPKHVSVWLKIALIGFFQTAAVMGCIFVSLRTITAGQSSILTFTNPLLVVLFGTLFMKMTYSWRQWFGVILGFIGVLITLGAQVDLRIGTLYGFLSAISWAIGTLLIKKWGTQINTWVLTAYQMLFGGLILFVGSFLLEDPSFQITPLSIAILVWLALMASIVQFAVWFYLLQKGDPGKTSAFLFLAPFFGVLTGWLLLDEVISWNVIFGGGCIFIGIFLVNWTAKVR; encoded by the coding sequence ATGAACAAGTGGCTATTTGCATTTCTAGTCGTATTGACGACATCGCTAATGGGGTCTGCTTTCACAATTGGAAAGATTGGATTGGCATACGCTACACCGATCATGTTGGTTGCGCTACGTTTTCTCATTGCTGGGGTCATTATGGCGATTATTGTAAAGTGTTTACGAATCCCATTTCCGAAGCATGTTTCGGTTTGGTTGAAAATAGCATTGATTGGATTCTTTCAAACAGCAGCTGTCATGGGATGCATCTTTGTCAGTTTGCGCACGATAACAGCGGGGCAATCATCTATATTAACATTTACGAATCCACTATTGGTTGTACTATTTGGAACACTTTTCATGAAAATGACGTATAGTTGGCGACAATGGTTTGGTGTTATTTTGGGTTTTATTGGCGTACTGATTACGCTTGGTGCACAGGTGGACTTACGAATTGGAACACTCTATGGTTTTTTATCAGCCATTTCGTGGGCGATCGGCACTCTACTAATTAAAAAGTGGGGCACACAGATTAATACATGGGTATTAACGGCTTATCAAATGTTGTTTGGTGGGCTGATTCTGTTCGTTGGCAGTTTTCTATTGGAAGACCCTTCGTTTCAAATTACTCCCTTGTCAATTGCCATTTTAGTATGGCTGGCATTAATGGCTTCCATTGTACAATTTGCAGTTTGGTTTTACCTTTTACAGAAAGGTGACCCGGGAAAGACAAGCGCATTTTTGTTTTTAGCCCCATTTTTCGGCGTTCTTACGGGTTGGCTATTATTGGATGAAGTGATTTCGTGGAACGTAATATTTGGCGGGGGTTGTATATTTATTGGCATCTTCCTAGTGAATTGGACGGCTAAGGTAAGGTAG
- a CDS encoding DMT family transporter, with protein sequence MSYLYLALSISLELIGTSLLKASEGFTKLFPTLGVIIAFISCFFFLSLSLKTIPLNTAYAIWSGIGIVATVIISVSIWKEKINLASIVGITFILVGVVILNLFGPGQNEAS encoded by the coding sequence ATGTCCTATCTATATTTAGCACTTTCTATATCTCTGGAGCTTATTGGTACTTCTTTATTAAAAGCCTCAGAGGGGTTTACAAAACTGTTCCCTACCCTAGGAGTCATCATCGCTTTCATAAGCTGCTTTTTCTTTTTATCGTTGTCCCTGAAAACAATTCCTTTAAACACTGCCTATGCTATTTGGTCAGGTATTGGAATTGTTGCGACTGTGATCATTTCAGTTAGCATTTGGAAGGAAAAAATCAATTTGGCAAGCATTGTAGGAATCACCTTCATACTTGTTGGAGTGGTAATTTTGAATTTATTTGGACCGGGGCAAAACGAAGCCAGCTAG
- a CDS encoding tRNA dihydrouridine synthase, whose amino-acid sequence MNNEDNFWLELPKPFFILAPMEDVTDVVFRHVISAAARPDVFFTEFTNTESYCHPEGRDSVRGRLTFTEDEQPIVAHIWGDKPEFFSQMSIDMKKLGFRGIDLNMGCPVPNVAANGKGAGLIQRPEVAAELIQAAKAGGLPVSVKTRLGYSEIDEWRDWLGHVLKQDIANLSIHLRTRKEMSKADAHWELIPEIKKLRDEIAPNTLLTINGDIPDRATGLKLVEQYGVDGVMIGRGVFTNPFAFEQEPTERSVKEYLNLLLLHLDLHDKYSNELEPRPYKPLVRFFKIYIRGFRGAGELRNRLMDTKSTDEVRELLKEVLEKELD is encoded by the coding sequence ATGAATAACGAGGATAATTTTTGGCTTGAATTGCCGAAGCCGTTTTTTATATTAGCACCAATGGAAGATGTAACAGACGTCGTGTTTCGTCACGTGATCAGTGCAGCGGCACGACCCGACGTATTCTTTACGGAGTTTACGAATACGGAAAGTTATTGCCACCCCGAAGGAAGAGATAGTGTGCGCGGACGGTTAACATTCACAGAAGACGAACAGCCGATTGTCGCTCATATTTGGGGCGATAAACCTGAGTTCTTTTCACAGATGAGTATCGATATGAAAAAACTCGGTTTCCGTGGCATCGATTTGAACATGGGATGCCCAGTGCCGAACGTAGCAGCCAACGGTAAAGGTGCTGGATTGATACAACGGCCGGAAGTTGCAGCAGAACTTATTCAAGCTGCAAAAGCTGGTGGATTGCCAGTCAGTGTTAAAACAAGATTAGGCTACAGTGAAATTGACGAATGGCGCGATTGGTTAGGACATGTACTGAAACAAGACATCGCGAATCTTTCCATCCACCTACGCACAAGAAAAGAAATGAGTAAAGCGGATGCACACTGGGAACTGATCCCGGAAATCAAAAAACTACGGGATGAGATTGCTCCAAATACATTGTTAACAATTAACGGAGATATCCCAGACCGTGCAACAGGGTTGAAATTAGTGGAACAATACGGCGTAGACGGCGTCATGATTGGCCGCGGCGTATTCACGAATCCATTCGCTTTTGAACAGGAACCTACAGAACGCAGCGTGAAGGAGTATCTCAATTTATTACTACTGCACTTGGATCTCCACGATAAATACTCAAACGAGCTCGAACCACGCCCATACAAACCACTTGTCCGCTTCTTCAAGATCTATATTCGAGGATTTAGAGGCGCAGGTGAATTGAGGAACCGATTGATGGATACGAAGTCGACGGATGAGGTGCGTGAGTTATTGAAGGAAGTATTGGAAAAAGAACTGGATTGA
- a CDS encoding 2OG-Fe(II) oxygenase — MITENKEQTIFDHVGSKIMTDREIDIVTRLNEPLIVVLGNVLSDEECDELIQLSKDKLNRSKIGTSREVNDQRTSSSTFIEESENEIVVRIENRVSSIMNIPIEHGEGLQILRYTPGQQYKAHNDFFKTADNNRISTLVMYLNDVEEGGETYFPKLNFSVSPKKGMAVYFEYFYNDQAMNELTLHGGAPVITGEKWVATQWMRKQKVR, encoded by the coding sequence ATGATAACGGAAAATAAAGAGCAAACAATATTCGATCACGTTGGAAGTAAAATTATGACAGATAGAGAGATTGACATCGTCACTAGATTAAATGAACCCTTAATAGTCGTTTTAGGGAACGTTCTTAGCGACGAAGAGTGCGATGAACTGATTCAATTGTCTAAGGATAAATTAAACCGTTCAAAAATTGGAACGTCACGCGAAGTAAATGACCAGAGAACGAGTAGCAGTACATTTATTGAAGAAAGTGAAAATGAAATTGTCGTTAGAATTGAAAATAGAGTCTCTTCTATTATGAATATACCTATTGAACACGGTGAAGGTTTGCAAATCCTACGGTATACACCTGGTCAACAGTACAAAGCTCATAATGATTTCTTTAAAACAGCAGACAATAATAGAATCAGTACACTCGTTATGTATTTAAACGATGTTGAAGAAGGTGGAGAAACGTACTTCCCTAAACTGAATTTTTCAGTGTCACCTAAAAAGGGTATGGCCGTTTACTTCGAGTATTTCTATAATGATCAAGCTATGAATGAGTTAACTTTGCATGGTGGCGCGCCCGTTATAACCGGTGAAAAATGGGTCGCAACACAATGGATGAGAAAACAGAAAGTTAGGTAA
- a CDS encoding HD-GYP domain-containing protein — MNKTSILQEEKRATILFMWLFYIVFFLYEIIYYKVFPLFPWTATVIPDTVWYSLNFIKHLIIICLIPVTIYLFKKGMPEKVKYIVVIAYLVTNIVTDIYYYFGKAEFYSSGNLVELVIILFSPIFINKRFFYLVTFGVILKYILVGVFIQDPVILFPVIINIILAIIAYILLHRFLSYVKVLTTSYDEQLAGMVKGVIATLELKDPYTRGHSERVAEYAMSLAKATGKVNESELSYFYYACLLHDIGKVNIPDTILAKHGKLTEEEYEVIKTHPVVGAKAIEDVEGIGANLAVVYHHHERWDGKGYPDGLAGQEIPLVARITAVADAFDAMTSTRSYRPALPFEEAYKRIIEGKGAQFDPELVEVFKQVYPDWITISIQYNKIHTPKEALKHENP, encoded by the coding sequence ATGAATAAAACATCTATATTACAAGAAGAAAAAAGAGCTACTATCTTATTTATGTGGTTATTTTATATTGTGTTTTTTTTATATGAAATTATTTATTATAAAGTGTTTCCATTATTTCCATGGACAGCGACTGTAATACCAGATACAGTTTGGTATTCTTTAAATTTCATTAAACACCTAATCATTATCTGTCTTATCCCTGTTACCATTTATCTCTTTAAAAAGGGAATGCCTGAGAAGGTAAAATACATTGTTGTCATTGCTTATTTAGTTACTAACATAGTAACGGATATTTATTACTACTTTGGCAAAGCAGAATTTTATTCTAGTGGTAACCTTGTAGAATTAGTTATTATATTATTTTCGCCAATTTTTATTAATAAGCGATTTTTCTATTTAGTTACGTTTGGTGTAATTCTAAAATATATATTGGTAGGAGTATTCATACAAGATCCTGTCATATTATTCCCTGTTATTATAAACATCATATTGGCTATTATTGCTTACATCCTTCTTCATCGATTTTTAAGTTACGTGAAGGTATTGACAACTTCCTATGACGAGCAATTAGCTGGAATGGTAAAAGGAGTTATTGCCACATTAGAGCTCAAGGATCCTTATACGCGTGGACATAGTGAGCGTGTGGCGGAATATGCGATGAGTCTTGCAAAAGCAACAGGAAAGGTAAATGAATCCGAATTAAGTTATTTTTATTATGCATGTTTGTTGCACGATATAGGAAAAGTAAATATTCCCGACACCATTTTGGCTAAACATGGTAAACTAACAGAGGAAGAGTATGAAGTTATTAAAACCCACCCTGTTGTAGGAGCTAAAGCAATTGAAGATGTAGAGGGAATCGGTGCTAATCTTGCTGTCGTTTATCATCATCATGAAAGATGGGATGGCAAGGGTTATCCAGATGGGCTAGCAGGACAAGAAATACCCCTTGTTGCCAGAATTACAGCTGTTGCAGATGCTTTCGATGCGATGACTTCCACAAGGTCTTATCGACCAGCACTTCCTTTTGAAGAAGCATATAAACGAATAATAGAGGGAAAAGGCGCTCAGTTCGATCCTGAATTAGTGGAGGTTTTTAAACAAGTGTATCCAGATTGGATAACAATCTCTATACAATATAATAAAATTCATACACCAAAGGAGGCGCTCAAACATGAAAATCCGTAA
- a CDS encoding peptidase, with the protein MKLSSESQFTLYPLSIQKDKKNYIVEEPVSGDFFEMPTICIDAIERINEGQTLGEIEDELREKYPNETVDMIEFGGQLIELGLVQEVDGEKTPRKKESKVSSGFTWIPSSVGRFFFNGITNKIYVILLLINISLIVWNPGLFPHYKDIFIFDSMMFNIITYMLISLLLIIFHEFGHVLAIRSYDLPATLGIGNRLIFVVFETDLTAAWKLAPRQRNVLYFAGMSFEQVVVLIALTLQLLMPEANSIILGFLGIVVLDIFIKTLYQCCFYMKTDVYYFVENSTGCYNLMESGKQYLSRWLPFLRSDSDAETFDGEQRIVRLYSLFYIAGILLTLSLLVFYFLPQAYFAYSHVFSNLLSSKTPSAFWDAIAFLGQTALLLGLFVYSKRKA; encoded by the coding sequence TTGAAATTATCGTCAGAATCACAATTCACTCTTTATCCTCTATCCATTCAGAAAGATAAAAAGAATTATATCGTAGAAGAACCTGTCTCTGGTGATTTTTTCGAGATGCCAACGATTTGCATAGATGCGATTGAAAGGATAAATGAAGGCCAAACATTAGGCGAAATTGAAGATGAGCTGCGGGAAAAATATCCGAATGAAACTGTCGATATGATTGAATTTGGCGGACAGCTCATTGAATTAGGTCTAGTCCAAGAGGTAGATGGGGAAAAAACGCCTCGAAAAAAGGAAAGCAAAGTTTCAAGTGGATTTACATGGATCCCCTCTTCAGTTGGGCGTTTCTTTTTCAATGGGATAACAAATAAGATTTATGTTATTTTATTACTGATCAACATTTCACTTATCGTCTGGAACCCTGGATTATTCCCTCATTATAAAGATATATTTATATTTGATTCGATGATGTTCAATATCATTACCTACATGTTGATTTCTCTCCTTTTAATCATCTTTCATGAGTTCGGGCATGTTTTAGCGATCCGCTCCTATGATTTACCGGCTACATTAGGTATTGGGAACCGGCTTATCTTTGTCGTGTTTGAAACGGATTTAACTGCAGCATGGAAACTCGCGCCGAGGCAAAGAAATGTCCTCTATTTTGCCGGGATGTCTTTTGAGCAAGTAGTTGTATTAATCGCGTTAACGTTACAACTTCTTATGCCGGAAGCCAACAGCATTATACTAGGTTTTTTAGGAATAGTCGTATTGGATATTTTCATAAAAACCTTGTATCAATGCTGTTTTTACATGAAAACAGATGTCTATTATTTCGTTGAAAACAGTACCGGATGCTACAACTTGATGGAAAGCGGAAAGCAATATTTAAGTAGGTGGCTGCCATTTTTAAGAAGTGATTCTGATGCAGAAACGTTCGATGGAGAGCAAAGAATTGTTCGTCTGTACAGCTTGTTTTATATCGCCGGGATTTTGTTGACGCTTAGTCTACTTGTTTTTTACTTTCTGCCGCAGGCTTATTTTGCTTATTCACATGTTTTTTCTAATTTACTCTCGTCTAAGACGCCTTCCGCATTTTGGGACGCCATCGCTTTTCTTGGACAAACCGCACTTCTATTAGGTTTGTTCGTGTACTCGAAGAGAAAGGCGTGA
- a CDS encoding RidA family protein, translating to MSGYNAVSAKNTENAPSGNGLFSHSVAFSHYNNLSAQLPVDPSTGKLVAGGITEQAEQCFTNIKSIVDSIGHVMSDIVRITVFVKDIKDVDAVNEVYKTFFPTYVPARTNVAVAALPMDAMVQVEALLSHGEGSIPNAPQAGDLIKLTNNTANAPTCALSTQTVAFSHYNYLSAQLPIDPKTGRLVIGGVKEQAVQSLKNIKAILESIDVPFDDIVKMTIFVKDLADMEAVNEVYSTFFPDSAIARTVAYVPARTVVEASALPMGALVQMEAVVSHGDGTPPQEIEDRHGIVIWANNTDNAPKSSLSTQTVAFSHYNHLSGQLPLDAKTGQLVAGGVKEQAEQCLKNVKAIVESIDHAMEDIVKVNLFLTNIEDIDAVDEVYKTFFPGGVPARRTVGVSALPEGASIQIDVVVSNAEGTPPQA from the coding sequence ATGAGCGGATATAACGCAGTATCAGCAAAAAACACGGAAAATGCACCAAGCGGTAACGGTCTGTTTTCACATTCAGTAGCTTTCTCTCACTACAATAACCTTTCAGCTCAATTGCCTGTAGATCCATCAACAGGTAAATTGGTTGCTGGTGGCATAACTGAGCAAGCGGAGCAGTGCTTTACGAACATTAAGTCAATTGTAGACAGCATCGGTCATGTTATGAGCGATATCGTTCGAATCACAGTATTCGTGAAAGATATTAAAGACGTTGATGCAGTTAACGAAGTTTATAAAACATTCTTCCCAACTTATGTTCCTGCACGCACAAACGTTGCAGTTGCAGCTTTGCCAATGGATGCTATGGTACAAGTTGAAGCACTTCTTTCACACGGAGAAGGTTCAATTCCAAATGCTCCACAAGCAGGCGACCTTATCAAGCTAACGAATAACACTGCGAATGCGCCTACATGTGCATTATCTACTCAAACTGTCGCATTCTCTCACTACAATTACCTCTCAGCTCAATTGCCGATCGATCCGAAAACAGGCAGATTGGTTATTGGTGGCGTAAAAGAGCAAGCTGTACAGTCCTTGAAAAACATTAAAGCAATTCTAGAAAGCATTGACGTTCCTTTTGACGATATCGTTAAAATGACGATCTTCGTTAAAGATCTTGCAGATATGGAAGCGGTAAACGAAGTGTATTCAACATTCTTCCCAGACTCCGCTATCGCTAGAACTGTTGCCTATGTCCCTGCACGTACAGTAGTTGAAGCATCAGCTCTACCTATGGGTGCTTTGGTACAAATGGAAGCAGTTGTGTCACACGGTGATGGTACGCCTCCACAAGAAATTGAAGACAGACATGGCATCGTTATTTGGGCTAACAACACGGACAATGCACCAAAGAGCTCTCTGTCTACACAAACTGTAGCGTTCTCTCATTACAATCACCTTTCAGGTCAATTACCATTGGATGCTAAAACAGGCCAATTGGTAGCTGGTGGCGTAAAAGAGCAAGCTGAACAATGTTTGAAAAATGTTAAAGCAATTGTTGAAAGCATCGACCACGCTATGGAAGATATCGTTAAAGTAAATCTCTTCCTTACAAACATCGAGGATATCGATGCAGTAGATGAAGTTTACAAAACATTCTTCCCGGGCGGAGTTCCTGCACGTAGAACAGTTGGTGTATCAGCTCTACCTGAAGGTGCTTCAATCCAAATCGATGTAGTCGTATCAAACGCTGAAGGAACACCTCCACAAGCGTAA
- the sstT gene encoding serine/threonine transporter SstT, with amino-acid sequence MRNVVGKWNQISLVKRIIVGILVGLVLALTVPKAASWVTIFGALFVGALKAVAPVLVLFLVMHAIAVHKSGTKTNMKSILGLYAIGTLLAGAVAVVASFLFPVKLTLTTGAEDLSPPEGIMEVLETLLFNLVSNPIDALVNANYLGILMWAVVLGIALKKANQHTKDMLGSFSDAVTKVVQWVINLAPLGIMGLVFDAIVSTGLSALLVYGRLILILVGCMLFIALVVNPLIVYVYTRKNPYPLVFMVLRESGITAFFTRSSAANIPVNMKLAEKLGLDEDTYAVSIPLGATINMAGAAVTIAVLTLATVHTLGIEVDILTSLMLSVVAAISAAGASGVAGGSLLLIPLACSLFGVPNDIAMQVVGVGFIIGVIQDSCETALNSSSDVLFTATAEYANERKEGKEVSMQSSWKFRKV; translated from the coding sequence ATGAGAAATGTAGTTGGTAAATGGAATCAAATAAGCCTAGTAAAAAGAATCATTGTCGGTATTCTTGTCGGTCTTGTCTTAGCTTTAACAGTTCCCAAAGCCGCTAGTTGGGTCACCATTTTTGGTGCATTATTTGTCGGGGCATTGAAAGCGGTTGCACCTGTATTAGTCTTATTCTTGGTGATGCATGCAATTGCAGTGCATAAGAGCGGCACGAAAACGAATATGAAATCGATTCTTGGTTTGTACGCTATTGGTACATTGCTGGCTGGTGCTGTCGCTGTAGTAGCGAGCTTTTTATTCCCAGTGAAACTGACATTGACAACAGGGGCTGAGGATCTTTCACCTCCTGAAGGCATAATGGAAGTATTGGAAACATTATTATTCAACCTGGTTTCTAATCCGATTGATGCATTAGTCAATGCGAACTATCTAGGTATTTTAATGTGGGCAGTCGTATTAGGGATTGCATTAAAAAAGGCAAATCAACATACAAAAGATATGTTAGGAAGTTTTTCGGATGCGGTCACGAAAGTCGTGCAATGGGTGATCAATTTGGCGCCGCTCGGTATTATGGGTCTTGTATTCGATGCAATTGTATCGACGGGGCTTTCCGCTTTGCTTGTTTATGGACGCTTAATCTTAATTTTAGTGGGATGTATGTTGTTTATCGCACTTGTTGTGAACCCGTTAATTGTATATGTCTATACGCGCAAAAATCCATATCCACTAGTATTCATGGTGTTAAGAGAAAGTGGAATTACCGCATTCTTTACACGTAGTTCTGCTGCTAATATTCCAGTAAATATGAAGTTAGCTGAAAAACTTGGTTTGGATGAGGATACGTATGCAGTCTCAATTCCTCTAGGTGCAACAATCAATATGGCTGGTGCAGCCGTTACAATTGCTGTACTAACACTTGCAACAGTTCATACGCTTGGGATTGAAGTCGATATTCTGACTTCGCTTATGCTTTCAGTTGTTGCGGCTATCTCTGCAGCCGGTGCATCCGGTGTTGCAGGCGGATCACTTTTGTTGATTCCGCTAGCATGTAGTTTGTTTGGAGTTCCAAATGATATCGCAATGCAAGTTGTTGGCGTTGGTTTTATCATCGGAGTTATTCAGGATTCTTGTGAAACTGCATTGAATTCATCTTCGGACGTACTGTTTACAGCTACAGCTGAGTATGCGAATGAACGTAAAGAAGGTAAAGAGGTTTCTATGCAATCTTCTTGGAAGTTCCGGAAAGTTTAA
- a CDS encoding M14 family zinc carboxypeptidase — MLKKIIACITVISLFLVTFSSITFAQSRYYISTPKQEYTYEKMTKDIQQLAKDYPELVEYKSLGKTAYGRDIWAMKVGKGDSTLLVTGSHHAREWMSTILTMHLAYKYAASYESNQSIQGYNVKEVLDHTTIWFIPMVNPDGVTLQQKGLSAFPKEIHNQLIKMNNGSRDFKRWKANAQGVDPNRNYDVDWSRIQNNSATPSWRNHKGSKPGQIAEVKAVMKLVSEVYPEMLLDYHSSGEILYWDYKIEYKTKQRDRIIANKIAGMTGYKLMFAQNKATGASTDWFIAKFGKPALTPELGKFAGETNLPLSAFDRIWKQNQAVPMYAATESYQLWLDKQKLVYLNDVRVDLLNETTLYSKPLKSANHSLNPQRVSVVGEKADWYLIRTDKGNMWIKKANTKEYTVQGFVDYKEGEYWSEPILWSVNRGLMFGSVVNNRRYLKPMDNLTEAQFLAMLFRFAKPDELATTAPQSNHWASVPYQLATNYKLPVEGSLENLAKANQPISRGKMAHLLASFHFNNPDISIEESVQFMYDANISNGYDASNMTFENFGVNEVLKRGHISTFFMKYEDYIVNEGLNDISIDTMEDSSEK; from the coding sequence ATGTTGAAAAAGATCATTGCATGCATTACTGTTATTTCTCTATTTCTAGTGACTTTCAGTAGTATCACATTCGCACAATCAAGGTATTATATCAGTACACCGAAACAAGAATATACATATGAGAAAATGACCAAGGATATCCAGCAGTTAGCAAAGGATTACCCGGAGTTGGTGGAATATAAGTCACTTGGCAAGACTGCGTATGGCAGGGATATTTGGGCGATGAAAGTTGGGAAAGGAGATTCCACTCTTTTAGTTACGGGCTCACACCATGCTAGAGAATGGATGTCTACCATACTAACAATGCATCTGGCTTACAAATATGCTGCTTCCTATGAAAGCAATCAATCCATACAAGGGTACAATGTGAAGGAAGTTCTTGATCATACGACGATTTGGTTTATTCCCATGGTAAATCCAGACGGTGTTACATTGCAGCAAAAAGGATTGAGCGCTTTTCCGAAAGAAATCCATAATCAATTAATTAAAATGAATAACGGCAGCAGAGATTTCAAGCGTTGGAAGGCAAATGCCCAAGGGGTTGATCCCAACAGGAATTATGATGTGGATTGGAGTAGGATACAAAACAATTCCGCAACTCCATCTTGGAGAAATCACAAAGGCTCAAAACCTGGCCAAATCGCAGAAGTGAAAGCTGTTATGAAATTGGTTAGTGAGGTATATCCAGAGATGCTCTTGGACTACCATTCTTCAGGTGAAATTCTGTATTGGGATTATAAGATTGAGTACAAAACGAAGCAGCGTGATCGAATTATAGCCAATAAAATAGCAGGCATGACAGGATATAAACTAATGTTTGCACAAAATAAAGCTACTGGCGCATCAACAGATTGGTTTATAGCTAAGTTCGGGAAGCCTGCATTGACACCGGAGCTTGGCAAGTTTGCAGGAGAGACAAATCTTCCGTTAAGTGCCTTTGATCGGATTTGGAAGCAAAATCAGGCCGTACCAATGTATGCCGCAACTGAAAGTTATCAACTTTGGTTAGATAAACAAAAGCTTGTTTATTTGAATGATGTACGGGTTGATTTATTGAATGAAACAACGTTATATTCCAAACCTCTCAAATCAGCTAATCACTCTTTGAATCCACAAAGAGTTTCCGTCGTTGGAGAAAAAGCTGACTGGTACCTTATTAGGACGGATAAGGGCAATATGTGGATTAAGAAAGCCAATACGAAGGAATATACTGTCCAAGGCTTTGTAGATTATAAAGAGGGGGAATACTGGTCAGAGCCTATTTTATGGTCCGTTAATAGAGGGTTGATGTTTGGCAGCGTTGTCAATAACCGAAGATATTTGAAGCCTATGGACAATTTAACGGAAGCGCAATTCTTGGCGATGTTATTCCGCTTCGCAAAACCAGATGAACTAGCTACTACTGCGCCGCAATCAAATCATTGGGCTTCTGTTCCTTATCAATTAGCGACTAACTATAAACTTCCTGTAGAAGGGAGTCTTGAAAATTTGGCAAAGGCGAATCAACCTATTTCCAGGGGCAAAATGGCGCATTTATTAGCTTCTTTCCATTTTAACAATCCGGATATCAGCATAGAGGAATCTGTACAATTCATGTATGATGCAAATATTTCCAATGGATATGATGCTTCCAATATGACATTCGAAAACTTTGGTGTGAATGAAGTCTTGAAGCGTGGTCATATTTCAACATTTTTCATGAAGTATGAGGATTATATAGTAAATGAAGGTCTAAATGATATATCTATTGATACTATGGAAGACTCAAGTGAAAAATAA
- a CDS encoding helix-turn-helix domain-containing protein: protein MTHYLKEYSRFNTIEEMDAAAEQHVNTHWDELTKSDRQVLDIIRRYSVKYGAAHLKHGTIEDATGKSNVTVRRAIRKLVNLGIIEKVHYIRPVMSGLGANIYIILPFDDQGKMNDRDNVDKPHEDEENEQLPAGEALLSKSLLKSKDLNYTSPTESPKLSTSLFSRMQELLASTIGDTKIAREFYGIHRAISGRMLKYDIYKDDKSVFEDLAYRALMITVMATKKKAIRNLPGYYKGVLDKLVDETYFKDIFMLFDKPVEGFYCP from the coding sequence ATGACACACTACTTGAAAGAATACTCACGTTTCAACACGATTGAAGAAATGGACGCTGCAGCTGAACAGCATGTGAATACACACTGGGATGAATTGACGAAATCAGACCGCCAAGTGCTCGACATCATCCGTCGATACTCTGTCAAATACGGAGCGGCACATCTGAAACACGGAACGATCGAAGATGCAACAGGGAAATCAAATGTGACGGTAAGACGCGCAATCCGCAAACTCGTCAACTTAGGCATTATCGAGAAAGTCCATTACATACGCCCGGTCATGAGCGGACTCGGCGCTAACATTTATATCATTTTACCCTTCGATGACCAAGGGAAAATGAACGACCGAGACAACGTTGATAAACCGCATGAGGACGAGGAAAACGAGCAACTTCCAGCAGGTGAAGCTCTTCTTTCTAAATCTCTATTAAAATCTAAAGATCTTAACTACACGTCTCCTACGGAATCACCGAAGTTATCCACAAGTCTTTTCAGTCGGATGCAAGAACTGCTTGCCTCAACAATCGGTGACACAAAAATCGCCCGTGAATTTTACGGAATTCACAGGGCCATTTCCGGAAGGATGCTAAAATATGATATATATAAAGACGACAAGTCTGTCTTCGAAGACCTTGCGTATCGTGCTTTGATGATCACTGTAATGGCAACAAAGAAGAAGGCTATCCGTAATTTGCCGGGGTATTACAAGGGAGTGTTGGACAAGTTGGTTGATGAGACGTATTTCAAGGACATTTTTATGCTGTTTGATAAGCCAGTGGAAGGGTTTTATTGTCCGTGA